DNA from uncultured Methanobrevibacter sp.:
GCTAATGTAAGGGCACTTAAGCACAATACAACAACTGATGACGTATTTGATATTGTAAGGCGTGTTCGTGAAAAAACAGACGTGCCACTGGTATTTTTAACTTACATCAATCCGGTTTTCTTTTACGGTTATGAAAAATTCTTTAAAAAATGCGGTGAATTGGGAGTGGACGGAATAATCTCACCTGATTTGCCTTATGAGGAAAAGGGAGAAATTAAAGACATTGCCCTAAAAAATGATGTCGATGTAATTTCACTGATTGCTCCTACCTCAAAGGAAAGAATTCAAAAGATAGCCTCTGATGCAACAGGATTTATTTATGTAGTTTCATCATTAGGTGTTACCGGAATGCGTTCAGAGATAAAAACTGATTTAAATGCCATTTTGGCCGATATCAGAGATGTTTCTGATTTGCCGCTTGCAGTAGGTTTTGGAATAAATACTCCAGAACAGGCTTCAGAAATAGGTAAGATTGCAGATGGTGTTATTGTCGGAAGTGCTATTGTCAAAATTATTGAAGAATACGGTGAAGATGCTAAAAATCCGCTCATGGAATATGTTTCCAGCATGAAAAAGGCATGCAATGAATAATTTATACTAAAAAGATAAACTTATTAAATATAAAAAATAAATATAAACATATTACTTATTAGAGGATTATTTATGTTTAAAGCAGAATTAAGTGATTCTAGTATATTAAAAACAAGTTTTGATGCTATTTCATCAATTGTTGATGAAGTACAGATTCAAACTGATAGTGAGGGCATGAGATTAGATGCCCTAGACCGTAGTCACATAACTTTCGTTCATTTAGAACTTAAAGCAAGTTTATTCGATGAATTTATTTGTGATGTTCCTGAAAAAATCAATATTGATACAGATGAATTTATGAGAGTTTTAAAACGTGCAAAATCTCAAGACAGAGTTTTAATGTCTGTAGATGAAGGTAATTTCATTATTACTTTCGAAGGAGATGCAACAAGAACTTTCAAAATAAGATTAATTGATATGGAATATGATAACCCTGTTCCACCTCAAATTGAGCATCCAACTTCATTTAAAGTTCGTTTCTCTATCTTAAAAGATTCTATCAACGATATTGACATCTTTTCAGACAAAGTTGCTTTCCAGGTTGATGAAGATTATTTCATTGCATCTGCTGACGGTGAATTTGGTGATGCAAGCATCAAATATCTCCACGGTGAAAACATCCAAGAACATGCAAAATCTTTATTTTCATTGGATAAAATCAGAGAAATGCTTAAAGCAGATAAATTTTCAGAGGAAGCTGAAATCGGCTTAGGTACCGACATGCCGTTAAGTTTAACTCTTAACATGGTCACCGGTGACGGTAAACTAAGTTTCTTGCTTGCTCCTAGATTAGAAACAGATGAATAATTTTTTTCA
Protein-coding regions in this window:
- the pcn gene encoding proliferating cell nuclear antigen (pcna), whose translation is MFKAELSDSSILKTSFDAISSIVDEVQIQTDSEGMRLDALDRSHITFVHLELKASLFDEFICDVPEKINIDTDEFMRVLKRAKSQDRVLMSVDEGNFIITFEGDATRTFKIRLIDMEYDNPVPPQIEHPTSFKVRFSILKDSINDIDIFSDKVAFQVDEDYFIASADGEFGDASIKYLHGENIQEHAKSLFSLDKIREMLKADKFSEEAEIGLGTDMPLSLTLNMVTGDGKLSFLLAPRLETDE
- the trpA gene encoding tryptophan synthase subunit alpha, yielding MSKIANAFKDGKAFIGFLTAGDPTIEKTVEYILAMVDAGCDLVEIGIPFSDPMAEGVVIQDANVRALKHNTTTDDVFDIVRRVREKTDVPLVFLTYINPVFFYGYEKFFKKCGELGVDGIISPDLPYEEKGEIKDIALKNDVDVISLIAPTSKERIQKIASDATGFIYVVSSLGVTGMRSEIKTDLNAILADIRDVSDLPLAVGFGINTPEQASEIGKIADGVIVGSAIVKIIEEYGEDAKNPLMEYVSSMKKACNE